In Paenibacillus durus, the DNA window GCTTGCATCCGCTAAGCGGATGCTGCTTGGGAACGATACAGACCATTCGGTCCATCCACAGAGGAATGGCCTCGAAGCTGTCCGAAGTCGGCAAGGACATGAAGCCGAAGTCGATCTCCCCGTTTTTTAGCCAGCCTTCGATCTCATCGTAATCGCCGTTAATAAGCTTTACTTCGATGAGCGGATGCTCCTGCCGGAAGCTGCGGATGATTCCCGGCAGCCAGTTGATAGAGACGCTGGAGAAGGTGCCGATGCGGATGGTTCCGGCTTCCACCCCCTTAATCGCATCGATCTCCTGTTTAAGCTGTTCGTCACAGTTCAGCAGATTCCGAATATGCCTCAGCACCCGCTCACCGTTCAATGTCAATCGGACGCCCGTTCGATTGCGGATCAGCAGAACGAAGCCGAACTCATCTTCAAGGCTGCTGATGGCATGACTGACCGCGGACTGAGTAAGTCCCAGCGCTTCAGCTGCACGGGTGAGACTCCCAAGCTCAACAATTTTCTGAAAGACTTCGTATTTGATCAAGCTCATAATTTCCGCCTCTTTTTCATGAATATTATTCAACTATATAGTTATAAACATTCATTTTATTTATCCTTTGTTCAGTTATATACTAACCTTAGATCCGGGATACGTCCAGTGCCGGTTTAGGAAAGCGGACTTCCCTCGCGATTTCACCAGAACACAAAGGGGAGAGAATGAATGAAAGCCAGAAACGCCGATTTGCTGATGATGCTCGTAACGATGAGCTGGGGCTCGTCTTATCTATTTATGAAGACCGGACTGGATTCCGTATCCCCGTTCAACCTGGTCGCACTTCGATTCGGTTTGGCGTTTGTGCTATGTGCGGCCATATGGTTCAAACGGTTGCGTTCGACGGATAAAATGACGCTAATGTATGCCTTCGTACTAGGGTTTATCCTGTTTGCCGTATCTGCCTCCATTATCTTCGGTCTCGGAAGCACTTCGACGTCCAATGCAGGATTTCTTGCCAGCTTGACGGTAATCTTCGTTCCGGCATTGTCTGCGATTGTACTGAAGCAGAAGCCGGAAGCGAAGCTGATCGCGGGCGCTTGCTCGGCGCTTATCGGTATCGGGCTGCTCACGATCAGCGGTCCGATGAGCATAAAGCCTGGGGATTTATTGTGCATCCTGGCTGCGCTGCTGTACGCTGCCCATATTCTGGTGACGGGAGCGGCGGCGAAGACTGCGGACACTCTGAATCTGGGAATTCTGCAATTAGGATTCGCGGCCGGCTTCGGCTTGGTATTCTCGTTCATGTTCGAACATCCCCGCCTTCCTGAATCAACTGGGGGATGGGTATCGATCCTGATACTAAGCGTCGTATGCAGCGCAATCGGCTATATCGTTCAGTCCATCGCGCAAAAATATACCACACCAGCGCATACGGGACTTGTTTTCTCGCTGGAGCCCGTTTTTGCCGCGATATTCGCTTACCTGTTCGCGAACGAACTGCTGCCCCTGAGAGGTTACGTTGGAGCCGCATTGATTCTACTTGGGGTGCTGATGGCCGAGGTGAAGCGGAAGAGCGTTACTCCGGATCGGGTTGGATACGGCAATGGTAAGGGAGTGTCATGAGTATTTGATTAATAAAGTATAAGAGGGTAAGGTCCTTCTAATTAAGAAGCAACATTCTGATAGGTTTATGCCTTTTGATTCGTATTACATAGTAGGTACCGAACAATAGTGTGAGGGAGGGCAGCATTTGTGAAAATAACAGAAGATAATGTTGTACAACAAACTAAAAACCGCAACGAGAAGGCCATTGCATTCATCATTCAAAGTTACGGGGGATTACTCACGGCGATTATTAAACGTCATATACAGAACAGTCAGCTGGATTATGAAGAATGTTTAGATGATGTGCTGCTGGCCATTTGGCATAATATCGACGCATTCGATGAAAGGAAAAATACATTTAAGCAGTGGATTGCCGCCATTGCAAAGTACCGCGCAATTGATTACCAGCGAAGAATGATGAGAAACCGGCAGCAATTTATCAGTGCGGAAATATCCGATCATCTATACCAAAAGCAGCCGATATCCCCGAAACAAGATGTGGAGGAAGTGTTAGCTCACTTATCTTCCAAAGAACGGGCCATTTTTGAGAAGTACTATTTAGAGGGGGTATCATCTCGTGAAATAGCACTGCAAATGAATGTGAAGGCGTCCTGGATTCATAACAAGCTCTCACGCGGGCGCAAGAAGCTGAAACAGATTTTTATTCCTAAGAATGAGGTGTGAATCCATGTCAATGTATACAGAGTTAAATGATTTGCAGCTTGATGTATCAGAATATGAGGAAATGCCTTTAACAGAGATTGAACGAAAAAAATGGGAAAAACGTGTATTAATAAAGCTTCATAAACGCAAACATAACTACTCAAAAAAATGGATAGGGCTAGCTGCCGCCCTCCTTCTGGCAATAGGTGTAACCATTCCTCTTGGAAAAGTATCGCTCGCACAGATGCCATTTGTGGCGGGACTCATCGAACATTTTATTAATGGAGATAAACCAGCCAATTATTCAGCCTATAAAACAGCAATCGGTGAAACGGCTGAAAATGCATATGGCAAGCTGACACTGAATGAAGTGCTAGTCGATGCGGACAGGCTCCTCATAAGCTCGACATTTGAGCCGGCTAAAGGTGTCTCTTTTGATTATCAAACTTTTCTGTCTCCACATGTCCTTGTCAACGGAGAAGACCTTCAAAAATCAGGAGGAGCACAGTCGATTAAAGTAAATGATGGCATGTATACGATTTATGGGGATATAAAGATGAGTCATTTACCGAATGATGGTCCGCTTCAAATCAAAATTACTTATGATACAATCAGTAAACGTAAAAGGATTGCGATTGAAGAGCCGTGGGTATTTAATATAACGGTGTCAACAAGTCAGTTAGAGAAAGATACAAAAACCTTTACTATCGACAAGACCATCACACTCAATAATGGACAAAAAATAACGCTTAAAAAGGTGATTGTCACCCCCGTTTCGACATTAATCTATTATGATACGACAGAGGCATCGGAATCGACTCGTTTCAAACTTATTTCCTCTGATGGCAAGGAAGTTCCTTTTAGTGAAGGCTATGGCTCTAGCGATATTGGAGACACTTCATATACCCGTTATGTACCGATTGATTTAGAGAAAGAGACCTATTCGCTTATCCCTGTTAATGAGAATAATGAAGAGGTAGGGCCTGAAGTTCAAATTCGATAATGAGAAGCGAACGCCGATACATCCTATTGGGAGGTGCTGAAGATGAATGAGCCTGGGTTGGAGAAGGCGATGGACACCCTGCAATATTTGAGCCAGGATTCGGAGGCCAGACGATTGTATGAGGCTAGACAGAAATATTTACATGATGAAGCTTCCATGGTTGAGGGGGCGAAGTCGGCGGGTATTATCGAGGGCAAAATGCAAGTAGCTCGAAATATGCTCGCTATGGGCTTGGACATTGCTACAATTGCCAAAGCAACCGGTCTCACTGAAGACGAGATTAAGTCTATAAAGCTTTAAATAATGTAACCTCTTGTTGAATTTGTGCGTTTATGAGGGGGCGGATCTAACGAGCCTTCATTGTCCGCGTTTCTTGGGATAATGGAGGTTATCTTAAAATTATGGTTGTCCTCTCAATCAATCCATGGTATATTACTTTTTGTGGCTGTATTATTTTTGTATTCATACGCGGTCGTGGCGGAATTGGCAGACGCGCACGGTTCAGGTCCGTGTGGGCTAACCCCCCGTGGAGGTTCGAGTCCTCTCGACCGCATACAAGATAGATAAATGACGATGCAGTCCAAGTTACTTAGCAACAGCTCTTCAATTATGAAGAGCCTTTTTCTTTTTTTGGGGACAAAGTTTTTATTTGGAAGAGAAGTGAAGACATATGATACAGCCTAATGTGAACGTGAAGCAGGGCTTACTTGAAAAATATTTCTCCGGGCAGTCTATGGACTACCGCCAGATGATCGCGCTATTTATTCCGATTCTGATTGACCAGGCCTTCGTGGTGGGGCTTAATCTCGTGAACACGGCCATGATCAGCTCGGCTGGAGTGGCGGCGATCAGTGCGGTGAATATGATCGACTCCATTAACATTTTTTTGCTTAGTGTATTTATCGCCGTTGCGACAGGCGGAACGGTTGTAGTAGCCCAGTATAAAGGGAGCGGCAACAATGCTATGGTCTCGAAAGCGACAGCCGGTGCGGTATCTTCCGTGTCTCTGTTGGCGCTTTGCGTCGGGTTGTTCGGGGTGCTGTTTCACGGCCCTCTGCTTAACCTGCTGTTCGGCGCCGCGGCGCCGGATGTTATGGCCAATGGCAGGACCTATTTGATCGGCAGCAGCATCTCATTCTTAGGCATTGCGGTTGTGGAAGCGGTGTGCGGGGCCCTTCGGGGGATCGGCAGTACGCGGGCTTCGCTCTTTCTGTCGCTGATCATGAATCTGATTTACGTCCTCTTAAATCTCGTATTTATTAATTTGCTGAATATGGGCGTTCTCGGTATGAGCATATCCATTAATATAGCCCGGTATTTAGCGGCTTTTTGCGCCCTGTACTATTTGTTCCGGCTGGACAGCAATCTGCAAATCAAGCTCCGCGACATCCTGTCACTGAATCTATCCATGTTGAAAAAAATTATGTTCATCGGCTTTCCGTTTGCGGCGGAGCAAATGTTTTTTAACGGGGGCAAGATTTTGACCCAAATCTTTATCGTAAGCATAGGCACGTACGCGATTGCCGCCAATGCGATTGGCGCCGCTTTTGCCGGAGTTATGCAAATTCCCGCGAATGCGCTGGCTTTGACTATTATTACGGTGGTCGGTCAATGCATGGGGCGGGGGGATGTTAAAGATGCGAGAAAGTTCATCAAGTCCTTTATTGTGGCGTCGTCGCTGTCCTTTGTGCTCATGGGGTTGTTGATTTTGCCGTTCTTCAAGCCGCTCGTCTCGCTGTTTCATCCTCCTGCAGAAATTGTGGACGATATTTTCTTGATTGTACTTATCAATACGATTCTCCAAGTTCCACTCTGGTCTATTAGCTTTATTGTTCCTTCGGGGCTTCGGGCGGCGGGCGACTCCAAGTTTACCTCGATCGT includes these proteins:
- a CDS encoding LysR family transcriptional regulator, producing MSLIKYEVFQKIVELGSLTRAAEALGLTQSAVSHAISSLEDEFGFVLLIRNRTGVRLTLNGERVLRHIRNLLNCDEQLKQEIDAIKGVEAGTIRIGTFSSVSINWLPGIIRSFRQEHPLIEVKLINGDYDEIEGWLKNGEIDFGFMSLPTSDSFEAIPLWMDRMVCIVPKQHPLSGCKHISYAQIEQESFIMPTKGCDQDVRRVLRTLPHQPRVQFEAGDDYAIIAMVENGLGISIISEMILSSRDHQVSMLELEAPNSRSLGIVIPSMKHASPATSKFIELTKLWVDNWRLSHEEFPLGELHP
- a CDS encoding DMT family transporter, encoding MKARNADLLMMLVTMSWGSSYLFMKTGLDSVSPFNLVALRFGLAFVLCAAIWFKRLRSTDKMTLMYAFVLGFILFAVSASIIFGLGSTSTSNAGFLASLTVIFVPALSAIVLKQKPEAKLIAGACSALIGIGLLTISGPMSIKPGDLLCILAALLYAAHILVTGAAAKTADTLNLGILQLGFAAGFGLVFSFMFEHPRLPESTGGWVSILILSVVCSAIGYIVQSIAQKYTTPAHTGLVFSLEPVFAAIFAYLFANELLPLRGYVGAALILLGVLMAEVKRKSVTPDRVGYGNGKGVS
- a CDS encoding sigma-70 family RNA polymerase sigma factor — protein: MKITEDNVVQQTKNRNEKAIAFIIQSYGGLLTAIIKRHIQNSQLDYEECLDDVLLAIWHNIDAFDERKNTFKQWIAAIAKYRAIDYQRRMMRNRQQFISAEISDHLYQKQPISPKQDVEEVLAHLSSKERAIFEKYYLEGVSSREIALQMNVKASWIHNKLSRGRKKLKQIFIPKNEV
- a CDS encoding DUF4179 domain-containing protein encodes the protein MSMYTELNDLQLDVSEYEEMPLTEIERKKWEKRVLIKLHKRKHNYSKKWIGLAAALLLAIGVTIPLGKVSLAQMPFVAGLIEHFINGDKPANYSAYKTAIGETAENAYGKLTLNEVLVDADRLLISSTFEPAKGVSFDYQTFLSPHVLVNGEDLQKSGGAQSIKVNDGMYTIYGDIKMSHLPNDGPLQIKITYDTISKRKRIAIEEPWVFNITVSTSQLEKDTKTFTIDKTITLNNGQKITLKKVIVTPVSTLIYYDTTEASESTRFKLISSDGKEVPFSEGYGSSDIGDTSYTRYVPIDLEKETYSLIPVNENNEEVGPEVQIR
- a CDS encoding MATE family efflux transporter produces the protein MIQPNVNVKQGLLEKYFSGQSMDYRQMIALFIPILIDQAFVVGLNLVNTAMISSAGVAAISAVNMIDSINIFLLSVFIAVATGGTVVVAQYKGSGNNAMVSKATAGAVSSVSLLALCVGLFGVLFHGPLLNLLFGAAAPDVMANGRTYLIGSSISFLGIAVVEAVCGALRGIGSTRASLFLSLIMNLIYVLLNLVFINLLNMGVLGMSISINIARYLAAFCALYYLFRLDSNLQIKLRDILSLNLSMLKKIMFIGFPFAAEQMFFNGGKILTQIFIVSIGTYAIAANAIGAAFAGVMQIPANALALTIITVVGQCMGRGDVKDARKFIKSFIVASSLSFVLMGLLILPFFKPLVSLFHPPAEIVDDIFLIVLINTILQVPLWSISFIVPSGLRAAGDSKFTSIVSMLSMWLFRVVLGYILGIVLDLGVLGVWLAMDCEWAVRGGIFLKRFLGKKWYQHRLI